The following are encoded together in the Roseivirga misakiensis genome:
- a CDS encoding 3-hydroxyacyl-CoA dehydrogenase NAD-binding domain-containing protein, which translates to MMAFTDISSIAIVGAGTMGQGIAQISAFAGYDVVLYDLNGDVLKKAEAIIASNLTKGIERGKLTNEQKEETLNRISFSVDENSLVADLVIEAIVEKLDVKRKLFQRLEELNKEETILATNTSSIPITRIAASLNHPERFVGMHFFNPAHIMKLVEVISGAATSLAVANTVYELAKKLGKVPVMAKDAPGFIVNRVARHFYVEGLRVLEEDVCDVEGIDRLVESSGFKMGPFRLMDLIGVDTNYSVTESMFNAFHQDSKFRPSRIQQQKVDAGHHGRKSKKGFYNYD; encoded by the coding sequence ATGATGGCTTTTACCGATATTTCTTCAATAGCAATTGTTGGCGCCGGAACAATGGGACAAGGAATTGCTCAGATTAGTGCATTTGCCGGATATGATGTGGTTCTATATGACCTCAATGGAGATGTTCTGAAAAAGGCTGAAGCGATAATAGCATCAAACCTAACTAAGGGAATTGAAAGAGGTAAGTTAACTAATGAGCAAAAAGAGGAAACACTGAATAGAATTTCTTTCTCCGTAGATGAAAACTCTCTTGTTGCTGATTTAGTGATTGAAGCTATTGTAGAGAAGTTAGACGTAAAGCGAAAGCTTTTCCAAAGACTTGAGGAACTCAATAAAGAAGAGACAATTTTGGCGACAAATACCTCTTCTATTCCTATTACTAGAATAGCAGCGAGTCTAAATCATCCGGAACGTTTTGTAGGTATGCACTTTTTCAACCCAGCGCATATTATGAAGTTGGTGGAAGTTATATCTGGAGCCGCTACAAGTTTAGCTGTGGCAAATACTGTCTATGAACTTGCGAAGAAACTTGGTAAAGTTCCGGTAATGGCTAAAGATGCCCCTGGTTTTATTGTGAATCGTGTGGCGAGACATTTCTATGTAGAGGGCCTAAGAGTCCTTGAAGAAGATGTTTGTGATGTGGAAGGAATAGATCGGTTAGTGGAAAGCTCTGGTTTTAAGATGGGGCCTTTCCGTTTGATGGATTTGATCGGCGTTGATACGAATTACTCTGTCACAGAGTCCATGTTTAATGCTTTTCATCAAGACTCTAAATTTAGGCCATCACGAATTCAGCAGCAGAAGGTAGACGCTGGTCATCACGGTAGAAAGAGTAAAAAAGGATTCTATAACTACGATTAA
- the pheS gene encoding phenylalanine--tRNA ligase subunit alpha codes for MADQFKSISEEINSFKVSNADDLESYRLRFIGRKNIIGDLFSQMRDVPNDQKKAFGQKVNELKNLAQSKFQELIESLNSDNVRDESHADLTLPSAKSSFGSIHPLTATRQRFIQIFERIGFNVSSGPEIEDDWHNFTALNFPENHPAREMQDTFFIEKDPDIALRTHTSSVQIRVLENEEPPIRTLSPGRVFRNEAISARAHCVFHQMEGLYVDKGVSFSDLKQTLYHFAKEMFSKKTQIRFRPSYFPFTEPSAEIDISCQICHGEGCNICKYTGWVEIGGAGMVDPNVLENCNIDSSIYSGFAFGMGIERITMLRYGVKDLRLFTENDVRFLKQFNSL; via the coding sequence ATGGCCGACCAGTTTAAGTCTATTTCAGAAGAGATTAATTCATTTAAAGTAAGTAATGCCGATGACCTAGAATCATATAGATTGAGGTTTATAGGTAGGAAGAATATAATTGGCGATCTCTTTTCTCAAATGAGGGATGTGCCCAATGATCAGAAAAAGGCATTCGGACAAAAGGTCAATGAATTAAAGAACTTAGCACAAAGCAAATTTCAAGAACTTATTGAGTCGTTAAATTCTGATAATGTTAGAGACGAGTCACATGCCGACCTGACACTACCATCTGCTAAGTCATCTTTTGGATCTATTCACCCGCTAACGGCGACTCGTCAGCGATTCATTCAAATTTTTGAACGGATTGGATTCAATGTTTCTTCTGGTCCTGAAATAGAAGATGATTGGCATAATTTCACAGCGCTTAATTTCCCTGAAAACCATCCGGCAAGAGAAATGCAGGATACCTTCTTCATAGAAAAAGACCCTGATATTGCCTTAAGAACTCACACTTCTAGTGTGCAAATCAGAGTTTTAGAAAACGAAGAACCACCTATTCGTACTTTATCACCAGGAAGAGTATTTAGGAACGAAGCAATTTCGGCGAGGGCACACTGTGTGTTCCACCAAATGGAGGGACTTTACGTGGATAAAGGAGTCTCCTTCTCTGATTTAAAACAGACGCTTTACCATTTTGCTAAAGAGATGTTTTCTAAAAAGACACAGATTCGATTTAGGCCTTCTTATTTTCCTTTTACTGAACCAAGTGCAGAAATTGATATATCATGTCAAATTTGCCATGGCGAAGGATGCAATATCTGCAAATATACAGGTTGGGTTGAAATTGGAGGTGCTGGAATGGTAGATCCAAATGTACTTGAAAACTGCAATATTGATTCATCAATATATTCTGGTTTTGCATTTGGGATGGGGATTGAAAGGATAACCATGTTGAGATATGGTGTTAAAGATCTCAGGCTTTTTACCGAAAATGATGTTCGTTTCCTTAAGCAGTTTAATTCCTTATGA
- the galE gene encoding UDP-glucose 4-epimerase GalE has protein sequence MKNILVTGGAGYIGSHVVVKLHEHGYNPIIMDDFSNSRHSVLEGIKNITGKSFKVYEGDILDQKLLKEVFSSQKIDGVIHFAAKKAVGESVDKPLYYYKNNVSGLVSILEVVQEYKVKNLIFSSSCTVYGQPDSLPVTEETPKKPANSPYGNTKQIGEEILEDTINSGIDLKAIALRYFNPIGAHPSAEIGELPLGVPNNLVPFITQTAAGLRESLTVFGGDYNTQDGTCIRDYIHVMDLADAHVRSIEYLETEYDLNFDVINVGTGSGNTVLEVIKAFEETSKEKLNFKIGPRRPGDVEKIYAQVDKSKRLLKWQTQYSLEQAMSDSWKWQQKLANNSSTDSVS, from the coding sequence ATGAAAAATATTCTCGTTACTGGCGGAGCTGGGTATATAGGATCCCATGTTGTAGTAAAACTTCATGAGCACGGATACAATCCCATCATAATGGACGACTTTTCCAACTCACGGCATTCGGTTCTTGAGGGCATAAAGAACATTACTGGTAAATCATTCAAAGTTTACGAAGGTGATATCCTTGATCAAAAGTTGCTGAAGGAGGTTTTCAGTAGTCAGAAAATTGACGGGGTCATTCATTTCGCCGCAAAGAAGGCAGTCGGAGAATCGGTTGATAAACCTCTTTACTATTATAAAAACAATGTCTCGGGTCTTGTGTCCATACTTGAAGTGGTTCAAGAGTATAAAGTTAAGAATCTCATTTTCTCTTCTTCCTGTACAGTTTATGGCCAACCCGATAGTTTACCAGTAACAGAAGAGACGCCAAAAAAACCAGCCAATTCGCCATATGGCAATACAAAACAAATTGGTGAGGAAATATTAGAAGATACGATCAATTCTGGAATAGACTTAAAAGCAATCGCATTAAGATATTTCAATCCAATCGGTGCTCATCCATCCGCTGAAATAGGAGAACTTCCACTTGGAGTTCCAAATAATCTTGTTCCCTTCATTACCCAAACAGCTGCGGGTTTGCGTGAATCACTGACTGTATTCGGGGGCGATTATAATACACAAGACGGTACTTGCATACGTGACTATATACATGTCATGGATTTAGCCGATGCACACGTGAGGTCTATAGAGTATCTTGAAACGGAGTATGACTTAAACTTTGATGTGATAAACGTTGGTACTGGAAGTGGCAATACTGTTTTAGAAGTCATTAAGGCTTTTGAAGAAACAAGTAAAGAAAAACTTAACTTCAAAATAGGCCCAAGGCGTCCGGGAGATGTAGAAAAGATTTACGCACAGGTGGATAAGTCTAAAAGACTTCTCAAGTGGCAAACCCAGTATTCTCTCGAACAAGCGATGAGTGACTCATGGAAGTGGCAGCAAAAATTAGCCAACAACTCATCGACAGATTCTGTCAGTTAA
- a CDS encoding UDP-glucose dehydrogenase family protein: MKITIVGTGYVGLVTGTCFSEVGIDVTCVDIDQKKIDGLKEGIMPIYEPGLETMVLRNVEKGRLHFSTSLKDSIQGSEAVFIAVGTPPGEDGSADLKYVLAVADEVGQHMNDYIVVVTKSTVPVGTARKVKNTVNKALEKRKSELAFDVASNPEFLKEGAAIQDFLKPDRIVVGVETDRAKKIMEKLYKPFLLNGHPTIFMDVPSAEMTKYAANSMLATKISFMNDIANLCEIMGADVNMVRRGIGSDSRIGTKFIYPGVGYGGSCFPKDVKALIKTAEENGYPMRVLKSVEDVNEHQKSVLVNKVKKHFGDNLTGMTFAVWGLSFKPKTDDMREAPSIVIINQLIELGAEIKAFDPVAMEEAKRDLHDTITYCKDEYEALVDADALLLVTEWPEFRVPNFTVVSKLLKNKVIFDGRNIYDPAEVKELGYVYYGIGLSQEQ; encoded by the coding sequence ATGAAAATTACAATCGTTGGAACTGGATATGTAGGCCTTGTTACAGGTACATGTTTTTCTGAAGTAGGTATAGACGTTACGTGTGTTGATATTGATCAAAAAAAGATCGACGGCCTTAAGGAGGGCATCATGCCAATATATGAACCTGGTCTAGAAACCATGGTACTGAGAAATGTTGAAAAGGGCAGACTACACTTTTCTACCAGCCTCAAAGATAGTATTCAAGGCTCAGAAGCTGTTTTTATAGCAGTTGGAACTCCTCCGGGAGAGGATGGTAGTGCGGATTTGAAATATGTTCTAGCAGTTGCTGATGAAGTCGGCCAACATATGAACGATTACATAGTAGTAGTTACTAAGAGTACAGTACCAGTAGGCACTGCTCGCAAGGTCAAGAACACAGTAAATAAAGCACTTGAGAAAAGAAAATCCGAGTTAGCATTCGACGTGGCCTCAAATCCAGAATTTCTTAAAGAGGGAGCGGCAATCCAAGATTTCCTTAAGCCAGACAGAATAGTCGTTGGAGTAGAAACTGACCGCGCGAAAAAGATTATGGAGAAATTGTATAAGCCATTTCTTCTTAATGGACACCCGACTATTTTCATGGATGTCCCATCTGCCGAAATGACTAAATACGCAGCTAATTCCATGCTAGCAACTAAAATTAGTTTCATGAATGACATTGCGAATCTCTGCGAAATAATGGGCGCTGATGTAAATATGGTTAGACGCGGAATCGGTAGTGACTCAAGAATAGGTACCAAGTTCATTTATCCTGGAGTTGGCTATGGTGGCTCTTGTTTTCCGAAAGATGTAAAAGCCCTTATAAAAACAGCCGAAGAAAATGGATACCCTATGAGGGTTCTTAAGTCTGTCGAAGATGTTAACGAACATCAAAAATCTGTTTTAGTCAACAAAGTCAAAAAGCATTTCGGTGACAATCTAACGGGGATGACTTTTGCTGTTTGGGGGTTATCCTTCAAACCTAAAACAGACGATATGAGGGAAGCCCCATCCATAGTGATCATAAATCAACTCATTGAATTAGGGGCAGAGATTAAGGCTTTTGATCCAGTAGCAATGGAAGAAGCGAAAAGAGATCTGCATGACACAATTACTTACTGTAAGGATGAGTATGAGGCTTTGGTTGACGCTGATGCACTTCTTTTAGTTACAGAATGGCCCGAGTTTAGAGTACCTAACTTCACTGTTGTAAGCAAACTTCTTAAAAACAAAGTTATTTTCGATGGTCGTAATATTTATGACCCTGCTGAAGTTAAAGAACTGGGTTATGTTTACTACGGTATCGGCTTAAGTCAAGAGCAATGA
- a CDS encoding UDP-glucuronic acid decarboxylase family protein, translated as MKKRVLITGAAGFLGSHLSDRFIKEGFHVIGMDNLITGSLDNIEHLMPLENFEFHHHDVSSFVHIAGDLDYILHFASPASPIDYLKIPIQTLKVGSLGTHNLLGLARAKNARMLIASTSEVYGDPLVHPQVEEYYGNVNPVGPRGVYDEAKRFQEAITMAYHTYHNLETRIVRIFNTYGPRMRLNDGRVLPAFIGQALRGEDLTIFGDGSQTRSFCYVDDQVEGIFQLLMSDYAYPINIGNPDEITISQFAEEIIKLTGTQQKVIYMDLPKDDPMQRQPDITKANEVLGWSPKVDRSKGLKITYDYFKSLPKDRLNKTEHKNFSSFIK; from the coding sequence ATGAAAAAGAGAGTTCTAATTACAGGGGCTGCAGGATTCTTGGGTTCTCACCTTTCTGATCGTTTTATAAAAGAGGGCTTTCATGTTATCGGAATGGATAACCTCATCACGGGAAGTTTAGATAATATTGAACACTTGATGCCACTTGAAAACTTTGAGTTTCATCATCATGACGTCTCTTCGTTCGTTCATATAGCTGGCGATCTAGATTATATTCTACATTTCGCTTCTCCCGCTAGCCCGATAGATTATTTAAAAATACCCATTCAAACCTTAAAAGTAGGTTCTTTAGGCACGCACAATTTGTTAGGCTTAGCAAGAGCTAAAAATGCCCGGATGCTTATTGCCTCTACTTCCGAAGTCTATGGAGACCCCTTGGTACACCCACAAGTTGAGGAATACTATGGAAATGTAAATCCAGTGGGTCCGAGAGGTGTTTATGATGAAGCAAAGCGTTTTCAGGAAGCTATTACAATGGCCTACCATACCTATCACAACCTAGAAACTAGGATAGTGAGAATTTTTAATACTTATGGGCCAAGAATGCGATTAAATGACGGCCGGGTACTACCTGCCTTTATTGGACAAGCGCTCCGCGGAGAGGACTTAACTATTTTCGGTGATGGTAGCCAGACCAGGTCTTTTTGCTATGTTGATGATCAGGTTGAGGGTATATTTCAACTACTCATGTCCGATTACGCTTACCCAATTAATATTGGAAATCCTGACGAAATCACCATTTCTCAATTTGCTGAAGAAATCATAAAGTTAACTGGAACTCAACAGAAAGTTATTTACATGGATCTTCCGAAAGATGATCCTATGCAAAGACAGCCAGATATTACTAAAGCAAATGAGGTTTTAGGCTGGTCGCCTAAAGTAGATAGATCAAAAGGTTTAAAAATAACCTACGACTATTTCAAATCCCTTCCAAAAGACAGGCTTAACAAGACAGAGCATAAAAACTTTTCTTCTTTTATTAAGTAG
- a CDS encoding capsule assembly Wzi family protein yields MHMVKFRLIIILIIGYSSIYAQETVHDSINSVTHSLNIESGVLISAKSELPFWVRGNNSQRFKQGSANSVYQILHYNGNYQPIKNIALKWELESLLNIRERIDGRIIQANLSIESKLIRIRGGYDEEFFGLNDSTLSIGNLVYGNNASPIPKVSISTNGWQRSPLFGNHLSFQAYLAHGWFEQNRFQSGAFLHQKYLYLRVKAFNSRLSIIGGLNHNAQWGGANATNESSQPTGIKNYLRILMGSSGGSDANLSDQNNALGNHLGSYDLRGTHEFRHFFLSSYWQFLWEDKSGLTPFNWRDGLMGASIDFKNNGLINKVVIEIIRTNDQDADKVSDDGLSFLEPDNFLNNNTYQSGWTYLDNVIGNPVFLLIHPDSDDFRSRVKNMVNGLNVSIGGNLKGLSYSITYRKFKNAGTRYESIEPGLDVRSAIIYLSIPTIHGSFGIRGEYDWSNWLGKNFGFQCQYRVDLSSIFRKGN; encoded by the coding sequence ATGCATATGGTCAAGTTTAGGCTTATTATAATATTGATTATTGGGTATTCAAGTATTTATGCTCAAGAAACTGTACATGACAGTATCAATTCCGTCACTCACAGCCTAAATATAGAAAGTGGTGTGCTTATAAGCGCTAAAAGTGAATTGCCCTTTTGGGTAAGAGGAAACAATTCCCAGCGTTTCAAGCAGGGCTCGGCCAATTCCGTTTATCAAATACTTCATTATAACGGCAACTATCAACCCATAAAAAATATTGCACTAAAATGGGAGTTGGAATCATTGTTAAATATCCGTGAACGGATTGATGGCAGGATTATTCAAGCAAACTTGAGTATAGAATCAAAATTAATTAGAATAAGGGGGGGATATGATGAAGAGTTCTTTGGACTTAATGACAGTACCCTCTCCATTGGAAACTTAGTATATGGAAATAATGCCAGCCCGATCCCAAAGGTATCTATTTCAACAAATGGGTGGCAAAGAAGCCCTCTGTTTGGCAATCATCTATCATTTCAAGCCTATTTAGCCCATGGTTGGTTTGAGCAGAACAGGTTCCAAAGTGGAGCTTTTCTTCATCAAAAGTACCTGTACCTCAGGGTTAAGGCTTTTAATAGTCGCTTATCCATAATTGGGGGCTTAAACCATAATGCACAATGGGGTGGAGCAAATGCTACTAACGAATCATCTCAACCTACTGGTATTAAAAACTATCTACGCATTTTGATGGGTTCTTCAGGTGGATCCGATGCTAATCTAAGTGATCAAAATAATGCTTTAGGGAATCACCTTGGAAGTTATGACTTGCGAGGTACACATGAATTTCGGCACTTTTTTCTCTCAAGTTATTGGCAGTTTTTATGGGAGGATAAATCCGGTCTAACACCCTTCAATTGGAGAGATGGACTCATGGGAGCTTCCATTGATTTCAAAAACAATGGACTAATCAACAAGGTGGTCATAGAAATCATTAGAACTAATGATCAAGACGCAGATAAAGTTAGTGATGATGGATTATCATTCCTTGAGCCGGATAACTTCTTGAACAACAACACTTACCAAAGCGGTTGGACATATTTGGATAATGTTATTGGCAACCCTGTTTTTCTACTTATTCATCCTGATTCAGATGATTTTAGGTCAAGAGTAAAAAATATGGTCAATGGGCTGAATGTATCTATTGGCGGAAACTTGAAGGGCTTGTCTTACAGTATAACTTACAGAAAGTTTAAAAACGCTGGGACTCGTTACGAATCAATAGAACCAGGTTTAGACGTCAGGTCTGCCATTATCTATCTTTCAATACCGACAATTCATGGCTCCTTTGGTATTCGAGGAGAATACGACTGGAGCAATTGGTTAGGTAAAAATTTCGGTTTTCAATGTCAGTACAGAGTAGATCTGTCAAGCATCTTCAGAAAAGGTAATTAG
- a CDS encoding capsule assembly Wzi family protein: protein MFSIDQWKSTVLRALLLTCLALKLSTSQALSQVSSDSLSLSVGTGFYFSGDNAFLPHYIQFGSYGEVDATDVLFVKGDAFYQNKLSKSFDISLGVSFRNDVLSSAYFRAKYRNWRLEIGRVQREVGGTSSGLGTGSLAISNNATPVPMLILGNDDYFSVPFTHDYFKLKGNLAHGWLESARYISKAQLHYKSFHAQVDLSRELGLKVSSGIIHFAQFGGYDPNGVKQPSSFDDYLKVFLGEGIPNPDGTMAGESNAVGNHLGITEITLEKEFGSHNLTLNYQKPFEDEGGIQYISLTDYMISLNWELPAKDIGIRRVQLEMVQSKWQGGPGIPDPTRNIQTIEDNQGYDFGQRDDYYNNYLYRSGWTYNGMVIGNPLFLTYARTLNFFEVYSNHGVAIANNRLWALNLGVSGALTKSIDLKWLFTYSRNFGSYAGLYDGRFSWNGILSDPDFDYPFRPEQTQFYSVIELGIKNIGPTQRGILNIKIAQDFGDMYDLFGLELSYNHRIY from the coding sequence ATGTTTTCGATAGATCAATGGAAATCAACAGTATTAAGAGCCTTATTGCTGACTTGTCTGGCCTTAAAGTTATCAACTAGTCAGGCATTATCACAAGTTAGTTCAGACTCTCTAAGTCTCTCGGTCGGAACGGGCTTCTATTTTTCTGGTGACAACGCGTTTTTGCCGCACTACATTCAATTCGGTAGTTATGGAGAGGTAGATGCAACCGATGTTTTGTTCGTAAAAGGGGATGCTTTTTATCAAAATAAATTATCCAAATCATTCGATATAAGCTTAGGTGTGTCTTTCCGAAATGACGTACTCTCTTCGGCCTATTTTAGAGCGAAGTACAGAAATTGGAGATTAGAAATAGGCAGAGTTCAGAGAGAGGTAGGGGGAACGTCCAGCGGGCTTGGTACTGGCTCATTGGCAATTAGTAATAATGCCACCCCAGTGCCTATGTTGATTTTAGGCAATGATGATTACTTTAGTGTTCCATTTACGCATGATTATTTTAAGTTAAAGGGAAATCTCGCTCATGGATGGCTTGAAAGTGCCAGATATATATCCAAAGCCCAACTACACTATAAGTCTTTCCATGCCCAAGTTGATTTGAGTAGAGAACTTGGCTTAAAAGTTTCTTCAGGCATAATACATTTCGCTCAATTTGGAGGATATGATCCGAATGGTGTTAAGCAACCAAGTTCTTTTGATGACTATTTAAAAGTATTTCTTGGTGAGGGCATACCTAACCCCGATGGGACAATGGCCGGGGAGAGCAATGCTGTTGGTAACCACCTTGGTATCACCGAAATCACCCTGGAGAAAGAATTTGGTAGTCACAATTTGACGTTGAATTATCAAAAACCCTTTGAAGATGAAGGCGGAATCCAATACATAAGTTTGACGGATTATATGATCAGTTTGAATTGGGAGCTTCCAGCAAAAGATATAGGAATCAGACGAGTTCAATTGGAAATGGTACAGTCTAAATGGCAAGGAGGACCTGGTATACCAGATCCTACGAGAAATATTCAGACAATTGAAGACAATCAAGGCTATGATTTTGGACAAAGGGATGATTATTACAATAACTATTTATACAGATCAGGCTGGACTTATAATGGAATGGTTATTGGAAACCCACTGTTTCTCACTTATGCAAGAACTTTGAACTTTTTCGAAGTGTATTCCAACCATGGGGTGGCCATAGCAAATAACAGACTATGGGCCCTTAATTTGGGAGTGAGTGGAGCTTTGACAAAATCGATAGACCTTAAGTGGTTGTTTACTTATTCAAGGAATTTCGGTTCATATGCTGGCTTGTATGATGGCCGTTTTTCGTGGAACGGAATATTGAGTGATCCAGATTTTGACTATCCGTTCAGACCAGAACAAACACAGTTTTATAGTGTGATCGAACTAGGAATTAAAAACATTGGCCCAACTCAACGTGGTATTTTGAATATCAAAATTGCCCAAGACTTTGGAGACATGTATGACCTCTTTGGATTAGAATTGAGTTATAACCACCGAATATATTGA
- a CDS encoding undecaprenyl-phosphate glucose phosphotransferase has translation MRKRFDQLFPFLFLFSELIVLCVCFVMIFHLKKDHWGDFGTFINHLFVGNIIWLIIGLATRSFKSKRQSTYSETLKSSLYNSFIFISVFFFTLFILRIDTYSRNVIIVLISSIFLSNTLLRLTIHATLARYRELGYNFRRAVIIGFDELGVRLFSLLKRKKSYGIRCEGFYSNDKVNGSNEEILGTLDDFFKSDLDNLDYIYVSEKVSRYKINRIVDLADSRLIKVKLIPSVDLDSLKIFSFRKYEGMPIVDINDLPLDSLVNRVVKRAFDIVFSTIVIVTIISWLFPIVALIIKIESRGPVVFKQERNGKNNKTFWCYKFRSMILNNEADSKWASKNDSRVTRFGMFLRKTSLDEFPQFFNVIKGDMSIVGPRPHAIAMNESYQNRVQKFLQRHSSKPGVTGLAQAKGYRGEIECFYQMSSRVRLDRFYLQNWSFFLDVKIIFQTIISVVKDRGNAY, from the coding sequence ATGAGGAAAAGATTTGACCAGTTATTTCCCTTTTTATTCCTTTTTTCGGAATTGATTGTGCTATGTGTATGTTTTGTTATGATCTTTCATCTAAAAAAAGATCATTGGGGTGATTTTGGGACTTTCATTAATCACTTATTTGTAGGAAACATAATTTGGCTGATAATTGGCCTAGCGACCAGAAGTTTCAAGTCTAAAAGACAGAGCACTTATTCAGAAACACTAAAAAGTAGTCTCTACAATAGCTTCATATTCATTTCAGTTTTCTTCTTCACACTCTTCATTTTAAGGATTGATACTTACTCAAGGAATGTCATAATTGTTCTTATTTCATCGATTTTTCTTTCGAATACCTTGTTAAGACTCACCATTCATGCCACTCTTGCGCGTTATCGTGAGCTCGGTTACAATTTTAGGAGGGCTGTCATCATTGGCTTTGATGAGCTTGGAGTTCGACTATTTTCATTACTGAAACGTAAGAAGAGCTATGGTATTCGCTGTGAAGGCTTTTATTCCAATGATAAGGTTAATGGTTCAAATGAGGAAATTCTGGGAACACTGGATGATTTTTTCAAATCAGACTTAGACAATCTGGATTATATCTACGTGAGTGAGAAAGTTTCGCGCTATAAAATCAATAGGATTGTTGATTTGGCAGACTCCAGACTCATTAAAGTTAAGCTAATACCATCCGTGGATTTAGACTCTCTGAAGATATTCAGCTTTAGAAAGTATGAAGGTATGCCGATTGTCGATATCAATGATCTACCTTTAGATTCTTTGGTGAATCGTGTAGTCAAGAGGGCCTTTGATATTGTTTTTTCCACCATCGTCATAGTGACGATAATAAGCTGGTTATTTCCAATTGTTGCACTTATTATTAAAATCGAATCACGCGGGCCTGTTGTCTTTAAACAGGAGAGGAATGGGAAAAATAACAAGACCTTTTGGTGCTACAAATTCAGATCGATGATTTTAAATAATGAGGCTGATTCAAAATGGGCGTCTAAAAACGATTCACGAGTTACCCGTTTTGGGATGTTTCTTCGGAAAACCAGTCTAGACGAATTCCCCCAATTTTTTAATGTTATCAAGGGTGACATGTCTATAGTAGGACCTCGACCTCATGCAATTGCAATGAATGAATCTTACCAGAATCGCGTTCAAAAGTTCCTTCAAAGACATTCTTCAAAGCCAGGAGTTACTGGTTTGGCACAGGCAAAAGGATATAGAGGTGAAATTGAGTGTTTTTATCAGATGAGTTCAAGAGTAAGATTGGATCGCTTCTATCTCCAAAATTGGTCTTTCTTCTTAGATGTGAAAATTATTTTTCAAACAATAATTTCAGTGGTTAAAGATAGAGGGAATGCCTATTAA